The Benincasa hispida cultivar B227 chromosome 11, ASM972705v1, whole genome shotgun sequence genome has a segment encoding these proteins:
- the LOC120090714 gene encoding uncharacterized protein LOC120090714, which translates to MVRNALCDLGASINLMPLSIVKKLDIGEARPTTITLQLANRSIKLPEGKIEDVLVQVDKFIFPVDFIILDYEADREIPIILGRLFLATRQALIDVQKGELTIQVDDQEVKFNVLNALKYPGDIENCQYIEELQGEQL; encoded by the coding sequence ATGGTTAGGAACGCATTGTGTGATTTGGGGGcgagcataaatttgatgcccttGTCAATCGTTAAGAAGCTAGACATCGGCGAAGCCAGACCAACCACGATTACATTACAGTTAGCCAATAGATCAATAAAGCTTCCAGAGGGGAAGATAGAAGATGTTCTCGTGCAGGtagacaagtttatcttccccgTAGATTTCATTATATTAGATTATGAGGCAGATAGAGAAATCCCTATCATCTTAGGACGCCTATTTCTCGCCACAAGGCAAGCATTGATCGATGTACAGAAGGGAGAATTGACCATCCAGGTTGATGATCAAGAGGTAAAGTTCAACGTACTCAATGCGTTGAAATATCCAGGAGATATAGAAAATTGCCAATACATCGAGGAACTGCAAGGAGAACAGCTGTAG